A genomic segment from Variovorax paradoxus B4 encodes:
- a CDS encoding VOC family protein: protein MTLKRMDNVLIVVDDLEATKAFFIELGLKLEGETTVEGPLIGQLIGLKDVRATLAMMRTPDGQGIELDKFHTPNAIRFGPVDSPVNTLGMRRVMFAVDDIDAIVARMRAHGAELIGEMQYADTYRLAYIRGPESIIVGLAEQLGGDTPDV from the coding sequence ATGACGCTTAAACGCATGGACAACGTCCTTATCGTTGTCGACGACCTTGAAGCGACCAAGGCGTTTTTCATCGAACTGGGCCTCAAGCTCGAAGGCGAAACGACGGTAGAAGGGCCTTTGATCGGACAACTGATCGGGCTCAAGGATGTCCGCGCCACTCTCGCGATGATGCGGACTCCCGATGGACAGGGAATCGAGTTGGACAAGTTCCACACGCCCAACGCAATCAGGTTTGGTCCTGTGGACTCACCGGTGAACACTCTGGGCATGCGTCGCGTCATGTTCGCCGTCGATGACATCGACGCTATCGTCGCGCGCATGCGCGCCCACGGGGCCGAGCTCATTGGCGAAATGCAGTACGCGGACACCTACCGGCTAGCCTACATCCGTGGGCCCGAGAGCATCATTGTCGGGCTTGCCGAGCAGCTCGGCGGAGACACGCCTGACGTATAG
- a CDS encoding nucleotidyltransferase family protein, with protein MAAASDELMAALRAVRSLGLQSWCIGAGAVRSLVWDTLHGFDRRSAVEDLDVVYFDAKAGPEQDADLENRLRSAMPGFHWEVTNQAGVHRWLAAALGQVVPPLASLEEGVATWPESATCVGVYLNGDESLGVVAPHGLDDLFELRVRHNPLRASVATYRQRLAAKRFGERWPRLSIDMG; from the coding sequence ATGGCGGCCGCATCGGACGAGTTGATGGCCGCATTGCGAGCCGTCCGCTCGCTCGGCCTGCAATCCTGGTGTATCGGCGCCGGCGCCGTCCGGTCCCTGGTGTGGGACACCCTTCACGGGTTCGATCGGCGCTCGGCCGTCGAAGACTTGGATGTCGTCTACTTCGACGCGAAGGCCGGTCCGGAGCAGGATGCCGACCTCGAGAACCGGCTTCGTTCGGCCATGCCGGGCTTCCATTGGGAGGTAACGAATCAGGCAGGCGTGCATCGTTGGCTTGCCGCCGCCCTTGGCCAGGTGGTGCCTCCTCTCGCATCTTTGGAAGAGGGCGTTGCGACATGGCCGGAATCTGCAACCTGCGTCGGTGTCTACCTGAACGGGGATGAATCGTTGGGCGTGGTCGCCCCGCATGGACTCGATGACCTGTTCGAGCTGCGTGTCCGGCATAACCCTCTCAGGGCGAGCGTTGCAACTTACCGGCAGCGGCTTGCGGCGAAACGGTTCGGTGAGCGGTGGCCACGACTTTCGATCGATATGGGCTGA
- the cheZ gene encoding protein phosphatase CheZ, whose translation MTHTALEPVEHGNTAEELLGRIGQLTRQLREGLRELGLDKQVAKAAQAIPDARDRLGYIASMTERAAHRALNAIDLAQPLQEDLATHAKGLSRRWDEWFANPVELDHARQLVMDTRGYLQDVPQKAGAINTQLIEILMAQDFQDLTGQVIKKMMEVVNDVETQLLQVLIDNSHLDKHPEKRHEAEAGSLQNGPQVVPGNPEAVTGQAQVDDLLESLGF comes from the coding sequence ATGACACACACTGCGCTCGAACCCGTGGAGCACGGGAACACGGCCGAAGAGTTGCTCGGGCGCATCGGGCAACTGACCCGGCAGCTGCGCGAGGGCCTGCGCGAGCTGGGGCTGGACAAGCAGGTCGCCAAGGCCGCGCAGGCCATTCCCGACGCGCGCGACCGCCTGGGCTACATCGCCTCAATGACCGAGCGGGCGGCGCACCGCGCGCTCAACGCCATCGACCTTGCGCAGCCGCTGCAGGAAGACCTTGCCACGCATGCCAAGGGCCTGAGCCGGCGCTGGGATGAATGGTTTGCGAACCCGGTCGAGCTGGACCATGCGCGCCAGCTCGTGATGGACACGCGCGGCTATCTGCAGGACGTGCCGCAGAAGGCCGGCGCCATCAACACGCAGCTGATCGAGATTCTGATGGCGCAGGACTTCCAGGACCTCACGGGCCAGGTCATCAAGAAGATGATGGAAGTGGTCAACGACGTCGAGACGCAGCTGCTGCAGGTGCTGATCGACAACTCGCACCTCGACAAGCACCCCGAGAAGCGCCACGAGGCCGAAGCCGGCAGCCTGCAGAACGGCCCGCAGGTGGTGCCGGGCAACCCGGAGGCCGTGACGGGCCAGGCGCAGGTGGATGATCTGCTGGAGAGCCTCGGGTTCTGA
- the cheY gene encoding chemotaxis response regulator CheY — MDKSIKILVVDDFPTMRRIVRNLLKELEFLNVDEAEDGAAGIEKLRGGNFGFVVSDWNMPNMDGLTMLQTIRADPELAKLPVLMVTAEAKKENIIAAAQAGANGYVVKPFTAATLEEKIAKIFEKLQKEAA; from the coding sequence ATTGACAAGAGCATCAAAATTTTGGTCGTGGACGACTTTCCCACCATGCGGCGCATCGTGCGCAACCTGCTGAAGGAACTCGAGTTCCTGAACGTCGACGAAGCGGAAGACGGCGCGGCCGGCATCGAGAAGCTGCGCGGCGGCAACTTCGGCTTCGTGGTGTCGGACTGGAACATGCCTAACATGGACGGGCTGACCATGCTGCAGACCATTCGCGCCGACCCCGAGCTGGCCAAGCTGCCGGTGCTGATGGTCACGGCCGAGGCCAAGAAGGAAAACATCATCGCGGCCGCGCAGGCCGGCGCCAACGGCTATGTGGTCAAGCCCTTCACGGCGGCCACGCTCGAGGAGAAGATCGCCAAGATCTTCGAGAAGCTCCAGAAAGAGGCGGCGTGA
- a CDS encoding protein-glutamate methylesterase/protein-glutamine glutaminase, whose amino-acid sequence MKKIKVLCVDDSALIRSVMTEIINSQSDMTVVGTAADPLQARDLIKVTNPDVLTLDVEMPRMDGLEFLEKLMRLRPMPVVMVSSLTERGSEIALRALELGAIDFVTKPRLGVRDGLLQYTELIAGKIRTAAAARLLPGRHGASARGTPDNPQEPLLRSPLLSTEKLIIIGASTGGTEAIREVLLPLPPDAPAVLIAQHMPAGFTRSFAQRLNGLCRITVKEAEHGERVLPGYAYIAPGGFHLSLGRSGANYVAQLDQEPPVNRHRPSIDVLFDSAARHAGKNAIGMILTGMGKDGAEGLLRMKQAGAYTFAQDEASCVVFGMPREAIALGAVDDVAPLAEMGRRVLAHLRTFGERANRV is encoded by the coding sequence ATGAAGAAAATCAAGGTGCTTTGCGTCGACGACTCGGCGCTGATCCGCAGCGTGATGACCGAGATCATCAACAGCCAGTCCGACATGACGGTGGTCGGCACCGCGGCCGATCCGCTGCAGGCGCGCGACCTCATCAAGGTGACGAATCCTGACGTGCTGACGCTCGACGTCGAGATGCCGCGCATGGACGGCCTCGAATTCCTCGAGAAGCTCATGCGCCTGCGGCCGATGCCGGTGGTCATGGTGTCGTCGCTGACCGAGCGGGGCTCGGAGATCGCGCTGCGCGCGCTGGAGCTGGGCGCGATCGATTTCGTGACCAAGCCGCGGCTCGGCGTGCGCGACGGCCTGCTGCAATACACCGAGCTGATTGCCGGCAAGATCCGCACGGCCGCCGCGGCGCGGCTGCTGCCGGGCCGGCACGGCGCCTCGGCCAGGGGCACGCCGGACAACCCGCAGGAGCCGCTGCTGCGCAGCCCGCTCCTGAGCACTGAGAAGCTCATCATCATCGGCGCTTCCACCGGCGGAACGGAGGCCATCCGCGAGGTGCTGCTGCCGCTGCCGCCGGACGCGCCGGCGGTGCTGATCGCGCAGCACATGCCGGCCGGCTTCACGCGCTCGTTCGCGCAGCGCCTGAACGGCCTGTGCCGCATCACCGTGAAGGAAGCCGAGCATGGCGAACGCGTGCTGCCGGGCTATGCCTACATCGCGCCCGGCGGCTTTCACCTGTCGCTCGGCCGAAGCGGCGCCAACTACGTGGCGCAGCTCGACCAGGAGCCGCCGGTGAACCGACACCGGCCCTCGATCGACGTGCTGTTCGATTCGGCCGCCAGGCATGCCGGAAAGAACGCGATCGGAATGATCCTCACGGGCATGGGCAAGGACGGCGCCGAAGGGCTGCTGCGCATGAAGCAGGCCGGCGCCTACACCTTTGCGCAGGACGAGGCCAGCTGCGTGGTCTTCGGCATGCCGCGCGAGGCCATTGCGCTGGGTGCCGTCGACGACGTGGCGCCGCTCGCGGAGATGGGGCGCCGCGTGCTGGCGCATCTGCGCACCTTCGGCGAACGCGCGAACCGGGTTTGA
- the cheD gene encoding chemoreceptor glutamine deamidase CheD — protein MNTHANTSLVPQKGFLPAAVPGSVATHHYFDRDFDCAAVKLLPAEYYVTDAGMLLTTVLGSCVAACVTDVEAGVAGMNHFMLPDDAEAGSREQAGSMRYGAHAMDVLIAELVRAGARRERLKAKVFGGAAVLANMTMLNIGGRNADFVLRYLEKQRIAVVAQDLRGLHARRVCLLPESGKAVVRKLRAPVDIQAVQRDEGELLRKWSAAYGKGSWIA, from the coding sequence ATGAACACCCATGCGAACACGAGCCTTGTACCGCAGAAGGGCTTCCTGCCCGCGGCCGTGCCGGGCTCGGTGGCCACGCACCACTACTTCGACCGCGACTTCGATTGCGCCGCGGTCAAGCTGCTGCCGGCGGAGTATTACGTGACCGATGCCGGCATGCTGTTGACGACGGTGCTGGGCTCCTGCGTGGCGGCCTGCGTCACCGACGTGGAGGCGGGCGTGGCGGGCATGAACCATTTCATGCTGCCGGACGATGCCGAGGCGGGCTCGCGCGAACAGGCCGGCTCGATGCGCTACGGCGCCCATGCGATGGACGTGCTGATCGCAGAGCTGGTGCGCGCGGGCGCACGGCGCGAGCGGCTCAAGGCCAAGGTTTTCGGCGGTGCCGCGGTGCTGGCCAACATGACCATGCTCAACATCGGCGGGCGCAACGCCGATTTCGTTCTGCGCTACCTCGAGAAGCAGCGCATCGCCGTCGTCGCGCAGGACCTGCGCGGCCTGCATGCGCGCCGGGTATGCCTGCTGCCCGAGAGCGGCAAGGCGGTGGTGCGCAAGCTGCGCGCACCGGTCGACATCCAGGCGGTCCAGCGCGACGAAGGCGAGCTGCTGCGCAAATGGTCTGCCGCATATGGCAAGGGAAGCTGGATCGCATGA
- a CDS encoding CheR family methyltransferase, with the protein MNSEFLFTDSDFSRVRTLIHRRAGIALGEHKRQMVYSRLSRRLRELGLPEFSAYLAMLEDSRDGEEWQLFINSLTTNLTSFFREAHHFPVLAELARKSTQPLIVWCAAASTGEEPYSIAITLMEALGERASAARVIATDIDTAVLARASAGVFTMEQVNRMSTDRLRRFFNKGTGANAGKVRVRPEVAAMVKFSRLNLLDASWPVKEPVDAIFCRNVMIYFDKPTQKKLLDRFVPLLKPHGLLFAGHSENASLVNQTFKTVGQTVYALGKART; encoded by the coding sequence ATGAACTCCGAATTCCTTTTCACCGACAGCGATTTCTCGCGCGTACGCACGCTCATCCATCGCCGCGCCGGCATCGCCCTCGGCGAGCACAAGCGCCAGATGGTGTACAGCCGGCTCTCGCGCCGGTTGCGGGAGCTGGGGCTGCCGGAGTTCTCGGCCTACCTGGCCATGCTGGAAGACAGCCGCGACGGCGAGGAGTGGCAGCTGTTCATCAATTCGCTGACCACCAACCTGACCTCGTTCTTCCGCGAGGCGCACCACTTTCCGGTGCTCGCGGAGCTGGCGCGTAAATCCACCCAGCCCCTCATCGTCTGGTGTGCGGCCGCATCGACCGGCGAAGAACCCTATTCGATCGCGATCACGCTGATGGAGGCGCTCGGCGAACGCGCGAGCGCGGCGCGCGTGATCGCCACCGACATCGATACGGCGGTGCTGGCCCGGGCATCGGCCGGCGTCTTCACGATGGAGCAGGTCAACCGCATGTCCACCGACCGCCTGCGGCGCTTCTTCAACAAGGGCACCGGCGCGAATGCCGGCAAGGTGCGGGTGCGCCCCGAAGTGGCCGCCATGGTCAAGTTCTCGCGGCTCAACCTGCTCGATGCGTCCTGGCCCGTGAAGGAGCCGGTGGACGCGATCTTCTGCCGCAACGTGATGATCTATTTCGACAAACCGACGCAGAAGAAGCTGCTCGACCGCTTCGTGCCGCTGCTCAAGCCCCACGGCCTGTTGTTCGCGGGGCATTCGGAGAACGCCTCGCTGGTCAACCAGACCTTCAAGACGGTCGGGCAGACGGTGTACGCGCTGGGCAAGGCGCGCACATGA
- a CDS encoding EAL and HDOD domain-containing protein — MRFDFFRRSAAEETQATEVSKDLMVSRNADGYVAYTLLLDAQKRVAGYKLAWCAAARPEEAPDAISQFKSLVACVTEHLNPPETPWRLGHSELFFDVNAAVLALGVLQSLPPEYTVLCLELGDLANEELRSVLLFLREQGFSFMLCRAPALPEDPELLGMVTHFDVDAGDPLLVAAVRGKEQPDHMPIQPIATRMGSWKDFEACAARRIDMFADAGCGLPPPAASTGSRTLQPESMLIMRLLQMIQRNEDLREIEAALKRDAALTYRLLRHMNSPAVGAGVEIHSLHHAVTMLGYSPLFRWLSLLLATSNPTGSPPFMMKKAILRGRFVELMGETLLPRGESDNLFVVGMFSLIDQLLGIPMQEVLNKVQLPDSVQQAILTRGGVYGPFLSLAEACELNTGDAARLAEALLLSADQVNAAHLSALAWSQDVTPTEAAY, encoded by the coding sequence ATGCGTTTTGATTTTTTCCGGCGCTCCGCGGCCGAAGAAACCCAGGCAACTGAAGTGTCGAAAGACCTGATGGTTTCGCGCAATGCAGACGGCTATGTGGCCTACACCTTGCTGCTGGATGCGCAAAAGCGCGTCGCAGGCTACAAGCTTGCCTGGTGCGCGGCGGCCAGGCCCGAAGAAGCTCCGGATGCGATCAGCCAGTTCAAGTCGCTCGTGGCCTGCGTGACCGAGCACCTCAACCCGCCGGAAACGCCGTGGCGGCTGGGGCACAGCGAACTGTTCTTCGACGTGAATGCAGCGGTGCTGGCGCTGGGCGTGCTGCAATCGCTGCCGCCCGAGTACACCGTGCTCTGCCTGGAGCTCGGCGACCTTGCGAACGAGGAACTGCGGTCGGTGCTGCTGTTCCTGCGCGAGCAGGGGTTCAGCTTCATGCTGTGCCGCGCCCCGGCGCTGCCGGAAGACCCCGAGCTGCTTGGCATGGTGACGCATTTCGACGTGGATGCCGGCGATCCGTTGCTGGTTGCGGCCGTCCGCGGCAAGGAGCAGCCGGACCACATGCCGATCCAGCCGATCGCCACGCGCATGGGCTCGTGGAAAGACTTCGAAGCCTGCGCCGCACGCCGGATCGACATGTTCGCCGACGCGGGCTGCGGCCTGCCGCCACCCGCGGCGAGCACCGGCAGCCGCACGCTGCAGCCCGAATCGATGCTGATCATGCGGCTCTTGCAGATGATCCAGCGCAACGAAGACCTGCGCGAGATCGAGGCCGCCCTCAAGCGCGATGCCGCGCTCACCTACCGGCTGCTGCGCCACATGAACTCGCCGGCCGTGGGTGCGGGCGTCGAGATCCATTCGCTGCACCATGCCGTGACGATGCTCGGCTATTCGCCGCTGTTCCGCTGGCTCTCGCTGCTGCTGGCAACGAGCAACCCCACGGGCAGTCCGCCATTCATGATGAAGAAGGCCATCCTGCGCGGCCGCTTCGTCGAGCTGATGGGCGAAACCCTGCTGCCGCGGGGCGAGTCGGACAACCTGTTCGTGGTTGGCATGTTCTCGCTGATCGACCAGCTGCTGGGCATTCCGATGCAAGAGGTGCTGAACAAGGTGCAGCTTCCCGATTCGGTCCAGCAGGCCATCCTTACGCGCGGCGGTGTGTACGGGCCTTTCCTCTCGCTGGCCGAAGCCTGCGAGCTGAACACCGGCGACGCGGCGCGCCTGGCGGAAGCGCTGCTCCTGAGCGCCGACCAGGTGAATGCCGCGCATCTGTCGGCACTGGCCTGGTCGCAGGACGTGACCCCCACCGAAGCGGCCTACTAA
- the cheA gene encoding chemotaxis protein CheA, with protein MDLSQFTQAFFVEAVELLAQMEQLLLELDAEAPDSEQLNAIFRAAHSIKGGAATFGFVALTDTTHLLETLLDRARHGQLKLSRSMIDSFLETKDALQEQLIAYQAENEPDPERVAHICEVLRQLALESDGTQAAPAAAAPVPAAAPVAAAAAVPAQGGALRIRFSRLSDSECDLLADELGNLGKLLSRTRSGDQLTVVLETSCAPDDIVAVCCFVIDESQIDIAAQAAGDAAPAATPVAAAPSAPAAAAPQPAAAPRATPASAAAAGAKDSSSIRVDVEKVDQLINLVGELVITQSMLTQAATMLDPVECERFLSGLGHLERNARDLQESVMSIRMMPMDYVFSRFPRVIRDVSAKLGKEVRLDTFGKETELDKGLIERIIDPLTHLVRNSLDHGIETPSQRIAKGKEAEGQLLLSAQHHGGNIVIEVSDDGAGLNRQKILAKAMQQGLPVTDTMPDDEVWQLIFAPGFSTAEQVTDISGRGVGMDVVKRNIQEMGGHVEISSREGWGTTTRIVLPLTLAILNGMSVKVGSEAYILPLSYVIESLQPRTEHLHSITSDGHVIKVRGEYLPLIELHGVFDVAGAQTDPTQGILVIVQAGETRFALLVDELLGQHQVVVKNLETNYRKVPGISAATILGDGSVAFIIDVDAMPRIQRAHAARAAVLAHAARTEPVAA; from the coding sequence ATGGATCTCAGTCAGTTCACACAGGCATTTTTTGTCGAAGCCGTCGAGCTTCTGGCACAGATGGAGCAGCTGCTTCTCGAGCTGGACGCCGAGGCGCCCGACAGCGAGCAGCTCAACGCCATCTTCCGCGCCGCGCATTCGATCAAGGGCGGCGCGGCCACCTTCGGCTTCGTTGCGCTGACCGATACGACCCATCTGCTGGAAACCCTGCTGGACCGCGCGCGCCACGGCCAACTGAAGCTGAGCCGCTCGATGATCGATTCATTCCTGGAAACGAAGGACGCCTTGCAAGAACAACTGATTGCCTACCAGGCCGAGAACGAACCCGATCCCGAAAGGGTCGCGCACATCTGCGAGGTGCTTCGCCAGCTCGCGCTGGAGAGCGACGGCACCCAGGCCGCACCGGCTGCGGCCGCACCCGTGCCCGCCGCCGCGCCCGTTGCTGCCGCCGCGGCGGTGCCCGCGCAGGGCGGGGCCCTGCGCATCAGGTTCTCGCGCCTGTCCGACAGCGAATGCGACCTGCTCGCCGATGAGCTCGGCAACCTCGGCAAGCTGCTGTCGCGCACGCGCAGCGGCGACCAGCTGACGGTGGTGCTCGAAACCAGCTGTGCGCCCGACGACATCGTTGCCGTGTGCTGCTTCGTCATCGACGAGTCGCAGATCGATATCGCGGCGCAGGCCGCGGGCGATGCGGCTCCCGCGGCCACGCCCGTTGCCGCGGCACCATCCGCACCGGCTGCCGCCGCGCCGCAGCCTGCTGCAGCGCCCAGGGCGACGCCCGCTTCGGCCGCCGCGGCGGGTGCCAAGGATTCGAGCTCGATCCGCGTGGACGTGGAGAAGGTTGACCAGCTCATCAACCTGGTGGGCGAACTGGTGATCACGCAGTCGATGCTCACGCAGGCTGCCACCATGCTCGACCCGGTGGAATGCGAGCGCTTCCTGAGCGGGCTGGGCCACCTGGAGCGCAACGCGCGCGACCTGCAGGAGTCGGTGATGTCGATCCGCATGATGCCGATGGACTACGTGTTCAGCCGCTTCCCGCGCGTGATCCGCGACGTCAGCGCCAAGCTCGGCAAGGAAGTCCGCCTGGACACCTTCGGCAAGGAGACCGAGCTCGACAAGGGCTTGATCGAACGCATCATCGATCCACTCACGCACCTGGTGCGCAACAGCCTCGACCACGGCATCGAGACGCCGTCGCAGCGCATCGCCAAGGGCAAGGAAGCCGAAGGCCAGCTGCTGCTGTCGGCGCAGCACCATGGCGGCAACATCGTGATCGAGGTCAGCGACGACGGCGCCGGCCTGAACCGCCAGAAGATCCTGGCCAAGGCCATGCAGCAGGGCCTGCCCGTGACCGACACCATGCCCGACGACGAGGTGTGGCAGCTGATCTTCGCGCCGGGCTTCTCGACGGCCGAGCAGGTCACCGACATCTCCGGGCGCGGCGTCGGCATGGACGTGGTCAAGCGCAACATCCAGGAGATGGGCGGGCATGTGGAGATCAGCTCGCGCGAGGGCTGGGGCACCACCACCCGCATCGTGCTGCCGCTGACGCTGGCCATCCTGAACGGCATGTCGGTCAAGGTGGGCAGCGAGGCCTATATCCTGCCGCTGAGCTACGTGATCGAGTCGCTGCAGCCGCGCACGGAGCACCTGCATTCGATCACCAGCGACGGCCACGTGATCAAGGTGCGCGGCGAGTATCTGCCGCTGATCGAGCTGCACGGCGTGTTCGACGTGGCCGGCGCGCAGACCGATCCGACCCAGGGCATCCTGGTGATCGTGCAGGCCGGCGAGACGCGCTTCGCGCTCTTGGTGGACGAGCTGCTCGGCCAGCACCAGGTGGTGGTCAAGAACCTGGAGACCAACTACCGCAAGGTGCCGGGCATCTCGGCCGCGACGATCCTGGGCGACGGCAGCGTGGCTTTCATCATCGACGTCGATGCCATGCCGCGCATCCAGCGTGCGCACGCGGCGCGCGCCGCCGTCCTGGCGCATGCGGCCCGGACGGAGCCGGTGGCGGCCTGA
- the motB gene encoding flagellar motor protein MotB produces MSTEKHRVVVRRVAAHGGGGHGGGWKIAYADFMTAMMAFFLVMWLLSNTSPKQREGIAEHFRMPLEVALSGGEKSSTSISVVPGGGMDPSTRVDGEVQRADAEDDADADRLASMKERLDKLIENSPVFRQFRSQILIDITTEGLRLQIVDSENRPMFDLASAQLVPHMRAILREIGPTLNELPNKITLSGHTDAFVYTNGDRSYGNWELSADRANASRRELVIGGMAENKVLRVVGLADSMHLDRSNPRNPINRRISIILLNHRTQQQIENENRGGGSAGAGAILPARSKPSPSPFLAPTDNLKVTVKGSPAPTHP; encoded by the coding sequence ATGAGCACGGAAAAGCACAGGGTCGTGGTCAGGCGCGTTGCCGCCCATGGGGGCGGCGGGCACGGCGGCGGCTGGAAGATCGCCTATGCCGACTTCATGACCGCCATGATGGCGTTCTTCCTCGTGATGTGGCTGCTGTCCAATACCTCGCCGAAGCAGCGTGAAGGCATCGCCGAGCATTTCCGCATGCCGCTGGAGGTGGCGCTCAGCGGCGGCGAGAAGAGCAGCACCAGCATCAGCGTGGTTCCCGGTGGCGGCATGGACCCGAGCACGCGAGTCGACGGCGAGGTGCAGCGCGCCGACGCCGAAGACGACGCCGACGCGGACCGCCTGGCCAGCATGAAGGAGCGGTTGGACAAGCTCATCGAGAACAGCCCGGTGTTCAGGCAGTTCCGCTCGCAGATCCTGATCGACATCACGACCGAGGGGCTGCGCCTGCAGATCGTCGACAGCGAGAACCGCCCGATGTTCGACCTGGCCAGTGCGCAGCTGGTGCCACACATGCGGGCCATCCTGCGCGAGATCGGGCCCACGCTCAATGAGCTGCCCAACAAGATCACCCTGTCGGGGCACACCGACGCCTTCGTCTACACCAATGGCGACCGGTCCTATGGCAACTGGGAGTTGTCCGCCGACCGGGCCAATGCCTCGCGGCGCGAGCTGGTGATCGGCGGCATGGCGGAGAACAAGGTGCTGCGCGTGGTCGGCCTGGCCGACAGCATGCACCTGGACCGGAGCAATCCGCGCAATCCGATTAACAGGCGCATCAGCATCATCCTGCTCAACCACCGCACGCAGCAGCAGATCGAGAACGAGAACCGCGGAGGCGGCAGCGCCGGTGCCGGCGCCATCCTGCCCGCAAGGTCGAAGCCTTCGCCGTCGCCGTTCCTCGCGCCCACCGACAACCTCAAGGTGACCGTCAAAGGATCGCCGGCGCCAACGCACCCTTAA
- the motA gene encoding flagellar motor stator protein MotA, translating to MLLLVGYLVVIGAVFGGYALMGGHFGVLFQPVELLMIGGAALGAFMAGNNGKTIKATLKELPLLLRSSKHNRQLYLDLLALLYELLAKARKEGMMKLESDVEDPAQSQIFSRYPEILADAGVMEFLCDYLRLVISGNTDAFEIEALMDHEIETIKHEAEMPVHSLSRVSDALPALGIVAAVMGVVHALGSADLPPAEMGALIAHAMVGTFLGVLLAYGFVSPLASLIDQKVSEGMKLYQCTKVTLLASLNGYAPQLAVEFGRKVLFSTERPSFTELDNHVREVKAR from the coding sequence GTGCTCCTTTTGGTTGGGTATCTGGTGGTGATTGGCGCCGTCTTCGGCGGCTACGCGCTGATGGGCGGGCACTTCGGCGTGCTGTTCCAGCCGGTCGAGCTGCTGATGATCGGCGGCGCCGCGCTGGGCGCCTTCATGGCCGGCAACAACGGCAAGACGATCAAGGCCACGCTCAAGGAGCTGCCGCTCCTGCTGCGCTCGTCCAAGCACAACCGGCAGCTCTACCTGGACCTGCTCGCGCTGCTCTACGAGCTGCTGGCCAAGGCGCGCAAGGAAGGAATGATGAAGCTGGAGTCCGACGTGGAGGACCCGGCGCAGAGCCAGATCTTCAGCCGCTATCCCGAGATCCTGGCCGACGCCGGCGTGATGGAGTTCCTGTGCGACTACCTGCGGCTGGTCATCAGCGGCAATACCGATGCATTCGAGATCGAGGCGCTGATGGACCACGAGATCGAGACCATCAAGCACGAGGCCGAGATGCCCGTGCACAGCCTCTCGCGCGTGAGCGATGCGCTGCCCGCACTGGGCATCGTCGCGGCCGTCATGGGGGTGGTGCACGCGCTGGGCTCGGCCGACCTGCCGCCCGCGGAAATGGGTGCGCTCATCGCACATGCCATGGTGGGCACCTTCCTTGGCGTGCTGCTGGCCTACGGTTTCGTGTCGCCGCTGGCTTCGCTGATCGACCAGAAGGTGTCCGAGGGCATGAAGCTGTACCAGTGCACCAAGGTGACGCTGCTCGCGAGCCTCAACGGCTATGCGCCGCAACTGGCGGTGGAATTCGGCCGCAAGGTGCTGTTCTCGACCGAACGGCCCAGCTTCACCGAGCTGGACAACCACGTGCGCGAGGTCAAGGCCCGCTGA
- the flhC gene encoding flagellar transcriptional regulator FlhC codes for MTRKSVLGEVREVQLAIQLIQLGARLQFLESEVGLSRERLIRLYKEIKGVSPPKGLLPFSTDWYMTWLANIHSSMFYNMYQFMKIHSDKEKVWILIKSYKLYLQQIAAQDSEPILDFTRAYTMVRFFDSDMLQLSTCCRCSGQFVAHAHDHKSGYVCVLCRPPSRAGKARGAKRAAAGEVAALGIEGMGFGVETAPGGTGLH; via the coding sequence ATGACGCGCAAGAGCGTCCTGGGCGAGGTGCGGGAAGTGCAACTCGCGATCCAGCTGATCCAGCTGGGCGCCCGCCTGCAGTTCCTGGAGTCGGAAGTGGGCCTCAGCCGGGAGCGGCTGATCCGGCTCTACAAGGAAATCAAGGGTGTTTCCCCGCCGAAGGGATTGCTTCCATTTTCAACGGATTGGTATATGACGTGGCTGGCGAATATCCATTCGTCAATGTTTTACAACATGTATCAATTCATGAAAATTCATTCGGACAAAGAAAAAGTCTGGATATTAATTAAAAGCTACAAACTTTATTTGCAGCAAATAGCAGCGCAGGACAGCGAGCCAATTCTGGATTTCACGCGTGCCTACACGATGGTGCGCTTCTTCGACAGCGACATGCTCCAGCTGAGCACCTGCTGCCGCTGCTCGGGCCAGTTCGTTGCGCACGCGCACGACCACAAGAGCGGCTACGTGTGCGTGCTCTGCCGGCCGCCGTCGCGCGCGGGCAAGGCGCGCGGCGCCAAGCGCGCCGCAGCGGGCGAAGTGGCCGCGCTCGGCATCGAAGGCATGGGTTTTGGCGTGGAGACGGCGCCGGGCGGCACCGGGCTCCACTGA